In Oncorhynchus tshawytscha isolate Ot180627B linkage group LG28, Otsh_v2.0, whole genome shotgun sequence, a genomic segment contains:
- the LOC112227028 gene encoding protein FAM110B-like, whose product MPTETLPSLADSKPTVPGAAFVSAVPLRILNKGPEYFRRQVETNPKRLSAVERLEADKSKYVKSQEVINAKQEPVKPQLLAKPPVCPAVAKRGANGGGCGGVALKTFNNNSKSDTCATTSKRENLNLEILKNLLNSSGSVSEGHAKSATLKPGARSLAPHRSTPTPTTDCTEPTSLRSVAKSLKVPPPAPGRQSPQGGNLNLSRRLLEERGEGNHSPLHASHSSSDIRRLCNGKPLRAARSSSSSAPPLPPKPSTKVLAPLCDNAPQSPEREPPPPSSATPDEQLELELGSSLARRPSLHRSKSDLSDRYARAGADVERFFNYCGLDPEELESVGVESFARANSDIISLNFRSASMISSDCDQSRHSNEDMTDEEEDVSERVPYGISAVERNARVIKWLYSIKQARESQKVSHV is encoded by the coding sequence ATGCCCACCGAGACCCTGCCGTCGCTGGCAGATAGCAAACCCACCGTCCCTGGGGCGGCCTTTGTCTCCGCTGTCCCCCTGCGCATACTCAACAAGGGACCCGAGTACTTCCGGCGCCAGGTGGAGACCAACCCTAAGCGGCTGAGCGCCGTGGAGCGGTTGGAGGCGGACAAGTCCAAGTACGTGAAGAGCCAGGAGGTCATCAACGCCAAGCAGGAGCCTGTCAAGCCCCAGCTGCTGGCCAAGCCACCTGTCTGCCCTGCCGTGGCCAAGAGAGGGGCGAATGGTGGCGGTTGTGGTGGGGTGGCCCTCAAGACATTCAATAACAACTCCAAGTCGGACACGTGCGCCACCACCAGCAAACGGGAGAACCTTAACCTGGAGATCCTCAAGAACCTCCTGAACAGCTCCGGCTCGGTCTCTGAGGGCCACGCTAAGAGCGCTACTCTAAAACCTGGGGCCAGGAGCTTGGCCCCCCACCGCTCCACCCCCACACCCACCACAGACTGCACTGAGCCCACCAGCCTCCGTTCCGTCGCCAAGTCCCTCAAGGTGCCTCCGCCTGCACCTGGCCGACAGAGCCCCCAGGGGGGGAACCTGAACCTCAGCCGCCGGCTGCTGGAGGAGCGGGGCGAGGGCAATCACTCACCCCTCCATGCCTCCCACAGCTCCTCCGACATCCGCAGGCTGTGCAACGGTAAGCCTCTAAGGGCGGCCCGAAGCAGCAGCAGCTCCGCACCTCCCTTACCCCCCAAGCCCAGTACCAAAGTCCTGGCCCCCCTCTGCGACAATGCCCCTCAGTCCCCTGAGAGGGAGCCTCCGCCGCCCTCCTCTGCCACCCCAGATGAGCAGTTGGAGCTAGAGTTGGGGAGCTCGTTGGCCCGCCGGCCCTCTCTGCACCGCTCCAAGTCGGACCTGAGCGACCGGTATGCGCGGGCAGGCGCCGACGTGGAACGCTTCTTTAACTACTGTGGGCTGGACCCTGAGGAGCTGGAGAGCGTGGGCGTGGAGAGCTTTGCCCGCGCCAACTCCGACATAATCTCCCTCAACTTCCGCAGCGCTAGCATGATCAGCTCGGACTGTGACCAATCACGGCATAGCAACGAGGACATGACGGACGAGGAGGAAGACGTGAGCGAACGCGTGCCGTATGGAATCTCGGCCGTGGAACGAAACGCCCGCGTCATCAAATGGCTGTACAGCATCAAACAGGCGCGCGAGTCGCAGAAAGTGTCTCATGTCTAA